Proteins from a genomic interval of Mesobacillus sp. S13:
- a CDS encoding AI-2E family transporter, whose translation MKKSKLQFWLIQILLITSIIYVSTKISFMFEPIGIFISTVFFPILITGFLYFLLNPVVDFLQRKKVPRVAAILIIYVVFGALLVLAIGNLVPAVSKQATELANDLPVFADKTTEYFYDVVQSSEFKSFRDEQREMIDTVQERVIEYANTLPNKLTNGLKGLLGIVTNIAIILVTVPFLLFYMFKDGHRFPHAVSKFIPKDYREEGLKILKETGETLSAYIQGQVTVASAVGILAFIGYLIIDLRYALILALIVAFTNIIPYVGPIIGGAPAVLVGLFDSPTKALLVVIVILAAQQIEGNLLSPLILGKTLDTHPATIIIILLAAGNLAGVLGMVLAVPTYAVSKTIVLNLVRFLRARKRATITTETT comes from the coding sequence TTGAAAAAATCAAAATTGCAATTTTGGCTGATTCAAATTTTACTTATCACCTCAATCATTTATGTTTCAACAAAGATTTCCTTTATGTTTGAACCGATTGGGATCTTTATCTCGACGGTGTTCTTTCCGATTCTGATCACGGGCTTTCTGTATTTCCTGCTAAATCCGGTGGTTGACTTTCTGCAGCGAAAGAAAGTACCACGCGTGGCAGCTATCTTGATCATTTATGTGGTGTTTGGTGCGCTGCTTGTTCTGGCAATTGGCAATTTGGTTCCTGCCGTTTCCAAGCAGGCGACAGAGCTTGCGAATGATCTTCCTGTTTTCGCGGATAAGACGACGGAGTATTTTTACGATGTTGTTCAATCTTCGGAGTTTAAAAGCTTCAGGGATGAGCAGCGGGAAATGATTGATACGGTTCAGGAGCGCGTTATTGAGTATGCAAATACCTTGCCGAATAAGCTAACCAATGGTTTAAAGGGATTGCTCGGTATCGTCACCAATATCGCGATCATTCTAGTGACAGTTCCGTTTTTATTGTTTTACATGTTCAAGGATGGACACCGGTTCCCGCATGCTGTTTCCAAGTTCATTCCGAAAGATTACCGGGAAGAGGGGCTTAAAATCCTGAAGGAAACGGGTGAAACACTTTCGGCCTATATCCAGGGTCAGGTGACAGTCGCCTCAGCGGTTGGGATTTTGGCTTTTATCGGCTATTTAATCATTGATCTACGCTATGCATTGATCCTGGCGTTAATCGTCGCCTTCACAAATATTATCCCGTATGTGGGACCGATTATTGGCGGAGCGCCTGCTGTGCTGGTTGGTCTTTTTGATTCACCAACAAAAGCTTTGTTGGTGGTCATCGTCATCCTTGCGGCCCAGCAAATCGAAGGGAACTTGCTTTCGCCGCTTATCCTTGGTAAAACACTGGATACTCATCCGGCAACGATTATTATTATTTTATTGGCGGCTGGAAATCTGGCTGGTGTACTGGGAATGGTGTTAGCCGTTCCAACCTATGCAGTCTCAAAAACAATCGTCTTGAATCTAGTCCGATTCCTAAGGGCAAGGAAAAGGGCAACGATTACCACAGAGACAACCTGA
- a CDS encoding helix-turn-helix transcriptional regulator, translated as MKNKVKHYREQFGLTQAQLGEKVNVSRQAINAIEKNKFDPSIWLAYDLAKFFNMTIEELFEFEESERK; from the coding sequence TTGAAAAATAAAGTCAAACACTACAGGGAACAATTCGGCTTGACGCAAGCGCAACTAGGAGAAAAAGTGAACGTCTCACGTCAAGCCATCAATGCGATTGAAAAGAATAAATTTGATCCTTCTATCTGGCTGGCCTATGATTTAGCGAAATTTTTTAATATGACGATCGAGGAATTATTTGAATTTGAGGAGAGTGAGCGAAAGTGA
- a CDS encoding DUF3231 family protein produces MDKDKIQLTSSEIGSLWGEYVNGTMIDAVNKYMLTIIEDEAIKAIFEDAISKFARQKKQLVTFLENEGFPVPVGFSEADINKGAKRLFSDIFCLNYLHIMTLHGMTGHITALGVSVRKDLRDFYDSCDNDGKEMYHKTIELLLERGSFQRDPLFYPAKHPEFIVSQDFTDGIFGKGRSLSATEIISISFNIKKNIMAKTLSIAFSQVAHSKEVRKFLADSEKTADQQIQAFAKIMHEDNLPVPRSWETEVTTSTEAPFSDKLMMYHTGFLYQAAQVYHGTGLASAMRTDLITTYESIVLKNLMVTKKWFDIMEKNKWLEQPPLAPNRKELTNGN; encoded by the coding sequence ATGGATAAAGATAAAATACAGCTTACATCTTCCGAGATTGGAAGCTTATGGGGCGAATATGTAAACGGAACAATGATCGACGCAGTAAATAAATATATGTTAACCATTATTGAAGATGAAGCGATCAAGGCAATATTCGAGGATGCCATTTCGAAATTCGCTCGTCAAAAGAAACAACTGGTTACTTTTTTAGAGAATGAAGGTTTTCCTGTTCCCGTAGGATTTAGTGAAGCAGATATCAATAAAGGGGCAAAAAGGTTGTTCTCTGACATCTTTTGCTTGAATTATTTACATATCATGACACTCCACGGGATGACTGGCCATATCACCGCTTTAGGCGTTTCTGTCAGAAAAGACTTACGCGATTTTTACGACTCATGCGATAACGACGGAAAAGAAATGTACCACAAGACGATCGAACTATTACTTGAAAGAGGCAGTTTTCAAAGAGATCCTTTATTTTATCCTGCTAAACATCCTGAATTTATTGTCAGCCAAGATTTTACAGATGGCATTTTCGGAAAAGGCAGAAGTTTATCTGCCACAGAAATTATCAGTATCTCTTTCAACATAAAAAAGAATATCATGGCGAAAACTCTGTCGATTGCTTTCAGCCAGGTTGCCCACTCCAAAGAAGTGAGGAAGTTCTTAGCAGATTCTGAAAAAACAGCTGACCAGCAAATACAGGCCTTTGCCAAAATCATGCACGAAGATAACCTGCCAGTTCCCCGTTCTTGGGAAACAGAAGTCACTACATCTACAGAAGCTCCTTTTTCAGACAAACTGATGATGTATCATACCGGCTTCTTATACCAGGCTGCGCAAGTATATCATGGCACAGGTTTGGCTTCCGCCATGCGTACCGACCTGATCACAACCTATGAAAGCATCGTTCTCAAAAACCTCATGGTGACAAAAAAATGGTTCGATATCATGGAAAAAAATAAATGGCTGGAACAGCCCCCGCTTGCTCCCAATCGAAAAGAACTAACAAATGGAAACTAA
- a CDS encoding RNA polymerase sigma factor, which produces MNIVRLVKKAKKGSKDALMELIMAEKDAMYRLAFTYMRNEHDAMDVLEEMIVRLYENIGQLKKEEAFYSWSKTILVNLCKTTLRNQKKVVLMENWQSSKEEEQPSFGSNVQPLEIAEMLAILSENQKEAIQMKYILDLDYQSIADLTDVPIGTVKSRVFQGLRKMKDHFGGEGIEKDRGSVE; this is translated from the coding sequence ATGAATATTGTTCGGCTGGTGAAAAAGGCCAAAAAGGGTAGTAAGGATGCGTTGATGGAGTTGATTATGGCTGAGAAGGACGCCATGTACCGGCTTGCTTTTACATATATGCGGAATGAGCATGATGCGATGGATGTGCTGGAGGAGATGATTGTCCGGCTGTATGAAAATATCGGCCAGCTGAAGAAGGAAGAGGCTTTTTACAGCTGGAGCAAGACCATTCTTGTTAACCTTTGTAAAACAACGCTTCGCAACCAAAAGAAGGTTGTACTGATGGAAAACTGGCAGTCCTCCAAAGAGGAGGAACAGCCTTCTTTTGGGTCGAATGTGCAGCCTTTAGAGATTGCCGAGATGTTAGCGATTTTGAGTGAGAATCAAAAAGAAGCGATTCAAATGAAGTATATTCTCGATCTGGATTATCAGAGTATTGCGGATTTGACCGATGTTCCAATTGGAACAGTGAAATCGAGGGTCTTTCAGGGGTTAAGGAAAATGAAGGATCATTTTGGGGGTGAAGGCATTGAAAAAGATAGAGGAAGTGTTGAGTGA
- a CDS encoding DUF4179 domain-containing protein translates to MKALKKIEEVLSEEKRRIAEMTPPPDFEARMRSALDAKPTRKSKRKNPYIMMAAVGVLCFMLISYNYNAFAFYGKKIFGYEEIMTGTMKDLNEKGMGQIIERKTTLIDGTELIIDGIMTDANQLVMYYTLSNPQGIADSLEYVFISDKITGFLTNAHGGGSMELLNDEGTEIKGTMYFDPVSPFAKKLTLHFWQGQEYQEGSITFPYDPNKAMQTQIKQSIKETVKVDKGTVTFKTITATPTSTVIEGKMDVDNFDRIRFGFEGVKLIANGNTIDNVGYGVRSAFNGSKFDLRFDGLPDELHSLELAFNEFVGYQKIEEQILVAENTQHDLDGNDLRIKRIAATERGIEITIETDENLLLDGVSIQNGDKVTPIKTTIGQRLNKKTDRITSERTMVFETKSMPEYLLIKGIHYVKEYNQKIEISVD, encoded by the coding sequence GTGAAGGCATTGAAAAAGATAGAGGAAGTGTTGAGTGAGGAGAAGAGGCGCATAGCTGAGATGACACCTCCGCCGGATTTCGAAGCGAGGATGCGCAGCGCTCTTGATGCAAAGCCTACAAGGAAGTCTAAACGAAAAAATCCATATATTATGATGGCTGCTGTAGGCGTTCTGTGCTTTATGCTGATCAGCTATAATTACAATGCCTTTGCCTTTTATGGAAAAAAGATTTTCGGTTATGAGGAGATCATGACAGGAACCATGAAGGATTTGAATGAAAAAGGCATGGGGCAAATCATCGAAAGAAAGACGACATTGATTGATGGAACAGAGCTGATCATTGATGGAATCATGACTGATGCCAATCAATTGGTTATGTACTATACCTTGTCAAATCCACAGGGGATTGCGGATTCACTGGAATATGTCTTTATTTCTGATAAAATTACTGGCTTCCTCACCAATGCCCATGGAGGAGGCAGCATGGAGCTGCTGAATGATGAAGGTACGGAAATAAAAGGGACGATGTATTTTGATCCAGTCAGTCCATTTGCGAAGAAATTGACTTTGCATTTTTGGCAGGGGCAAGAGTACCAAGAGGGGAGCATCACATTTCCTTATGATCCGAATAAAGCGATGCAGACACAGATAAAACAGTCGATTAAGGAAACAGTAAAGGTTGATAAAGGGACGGTTACCTTCAAGACGATTACAGCAACACCCACATCGACCGTCATCGAAGGAAAAATGGACGTGGATAATTTTGACCGGATCAGGTTCGGCTTCGAAGGAGTCAAGTTGATTGCAAATGGTAACACCATCGACAATGTAGGATATGGTGTAAGGAGCGCGTTTAACGGAAGCAAGTTCGATTTGCGTTTCGATGGTCTTCCTGACGAGCTTCATTCTCTTGAGTTAGCTTTTAATGAGTTTGTTGGCTACCAAAAAATAGAGGAACAGATTCTGGTTGCAGAAAATACACAGCATGACCTTGACGGAAACGACCTTAGGATTAAACGGATTGCTGCTACTGAGCGTGGAATCGAAATCACGATTGAGACAGACGAGAATCTATTGCTAGATGGTGTTTCGATTCAAAATGGTGACAAAGTGACTCCTATAAAAACAACCATTGGCCAGAGATTGAACAAAAAGACAGATAGAATCACCAGCGAGCGGACGATGGTCTTTGAAACGAAGTCCATGCCAGAGTATTTGCTGATCAAAGGGATTCATTATGTGAAAGAATACAATCAAAAGATTGAGATTTCGGTTGATTAG
- a CDS encoding TrkH family potassium uptake protein yields MAKILKRNWLKPAQIIVLFYVFAVLISAALLSLPIALKPGVHWTFIDVLFTAVSAVSVTGLAVVSTTDTFSTPGVFILMFILQFGGIGIMTLGTFFWMILRRKIGLKDRQLIMTDQNQSQMSGLVKLMRQILAIILLIEAVGALILGTYFLGYFPTWQEAYLQGLFAAVSATTNAGFDITGSSLIPFAHDYFVQTINIILLTLGAIGFPVLVEVKEYFLNRKKHHRSHFSLYTKLTTLTFFALMFFGAFAILLFEYNHFFKDYNWHESFFYAWFQSSSTRNGGLATMNVSDFSNPTLLLLCFLMFIGASPSSVGGGIRTTTFAVVILLILNFAKGHNAIKVFGRELHEEDIRKSVVVSFLAMLLCFAAVVILNATENFTMMEIMFEVSSAFGTTGLSMGITPELSTAGKIVIISLMFIGRIGILSFIFLFNRGKLEPKCHYPKERLIVG; encoded by the coding sequence TTGGCGAAAATTCTTAAAAGGAACTGGTTGAAGCCTGCGCAAATCATTGTATTGTTTTATGTATTTGCTGTGTTGATCTCAGCGGCGCTCCTTAGTCTCCCGATTGCTCTCAAGCCGGGAGTGCATTGGACTTTCATTGATGTATTATTTACAGCAGTCAGTGCCGTCAGTGTAACGGGCCTGGCGGTTGTATCTACTACGGACACCTTTAGTACACCTGGCGTTTTCATATTGATGTTCATCCTCCAGTTTGGCGGGATTGGGATCATGACGCTTGGTACATTTTTCTGGATGATATTACGAAGGAAGATCGGTCTTAAAGATCGCCAGTTAATCATGACCGACCAGAATCAGTCGCAGATGTCCGGTCTCGTTAAACTCATGAGACAAATATTGGCCATCATCCTCTTGATCGAGGCCGTTGGGGCCCTTATATTAGGAACGTATTTTCTTGGTTACTTCCCGACATGGCAAGAAGCCTATCTCCAAGGCTTATTTGCGGCGGTCAGTGCAACGACGAATGCTGGTTTTGATATAACAGGAAGTTCACTGATTCCTTTTGCGCATGATTATTTCGTGCAAACCATCAACATCATTCTACTCACCTTAGGGGCGATTGGATTCCCGGTATTAGTGGAAGTGAAGGAATACTTTTTGAACCGTAAAAAGCACCATCGATCTCATTTTTCGTTGTATACGAAACTGACGACATTAACCTTCTTTGCGCTTATGTTTTTTGGTGCATTTGCGATCCTGCTTTTTGAATATAATCATTTCTTCAAGGACTATAACTGGCATGAATCGTTTTTTTATGCATGGTTCCAGTCATCCTCAACAAGGAATGGCGGGCTTGCGACGATGAATGTGAGTGATTTTTCTAATCCAACTTTATTGCTGCTTTGCTTTTTAATGTTCATCGGTGCTTCCCCAAGTTCTGTTGGCGGCGGCATCAGGACGACTACTTTTGCGGTGGTCATATTGCTGATCCTCAATTTCGCAAAAGGACATAATGCGATCAAGGTATTTGGGCGTGAGCTTCATGAGGAAGATATCCGGAAATCGGTAGTGGTTAGTTTTTTGGCTATGCTGCTCTGTTTTGCGGCAGTGGTGATATTGAATGCGACGGAAAACTTCACGATGATGGAAATCATGTTCGAAGTCAGTTCGGCCTTCGGGACAACCGGCTTGTCGATGGGAATCACTCCTGAACTTAGCACGGCAGGGAAGATTGTCATTATTTCTTTGATGTTCATAGGAAGAATAGGGATTCTATCATTTATCTTCCTGTTCAACCGTGGAAAACTAGAGCCAAAATGCCATTATCCGAAAGAGAGATTGATTGTCGGATAG
- a CDS encoding SDR family oxidoreductase, which yields MKLDGKVAVVTGAASGMGKAIAELYAREGAKVLLADFNSDGAEAVAKEITENGGTAKALKVNVAELADVENMIDTAVQEFGTLDILVNNAGIMDGFEPVGDILDEKWDKVFDVNTKGVMRAMRKAMPIFLEKEKGVIINIASTGGFSGAHAGAAYGASKHAVIGLTKNTGFMYAQKGIRCNAIAPGAVETNIGSSMTNINEFGMSRAGMTHSLSPRAGKPEEIAQAALFLASDESSFVNGTVLTVDGGWTSAF from the coding sequence ATGAAATTGGATGGAAAAGTGGCGGTTGTAACGGGCGCGGCATCAGGAATGGGGAAGGCGATAGCGGAACTTTATGCTCGCGAAGGGGCGAAGGTTCTGCTCGCTGATTTTAATAGTGATGGTGCTGAGGCCGTTGCAAAGGAAATTACCGAAAACGGTGGAACTGCTAAGGCTTTGAAAGTGAATGTGGCGGAATTGGCTGATGTGGAGAATATGATTGATACAGCGGTTCAGGAGTTTGGCACGCTGGACATCCTCGTGAACAATGCCGGTATCATGGATGGCTTTGAACCGGTTGGTGACATTCTGGATGAAAAATGGGACAAAGTTTTCGATGTGAATACGAAAGGCGTTATGCGGGCGATGCGAAAAGCGATGCCGATCTTCCTAGAAAAGGAAAAGGGGGTCATTATTAATATTGCATCCACCGGCGGGTTCAGCGGTGCGCATGCCGGAGCAGCATACGGCGCATCCAAACATGCGGTGATTGGATTAACAAAGAATACCGGCTTTATGTATGCGCAAAAAGGGATTCGCTGCAATGCCATTGCACCAGGTGCAGTTGAGACCAATATAGGTTCAAGCATGACGAACATCAATGAATTCGGCATGTCACGTGCAGGCATGACCCACTCTTTATCACCTCGAGCCGGCAAGCCGGAAGAAATCGCACAAGCGGCTTTGTTCCTGGCAAGCGATGAGTCCAGCTTTGTGAACGGGACCGTTCTTACAGTTGATGGCGGTTGGACATCTGCATTTTAG
- a CDS encoding NAD(P)/FAD-dependent oxidoreductase encodes MNVMSGTYYWPATFPDPPSYPQLEGDLECDVLIVGGGSSASQCAYYLADSGLNVVVIDKGKIGGGSTSSNTALIQYSGEKMFTNLANSFGKKYITRHLTLLQEAINHIEAAASATEIDCEFTRRDSLYSASCSEDVDTLRKEYEFLKEQGLKVDFLKKEEIEQKYPFSREAAIYSYGDGELNPFKFTHALMDHAASKGIKVFENTEMNGHHHDPKTNRMIVSTKNGHTISAGKVIFAAGYEGIDIKKEKLVSFVSTYTVTSKPASDLSSWYNRTLLWETARPYIYLRTTADHRIIVGGLDDNTNKPADRDSKLIHKRDKLVDEFNKMFPEIQFEPEYYLAAFYGGTADGLPIIGVYDEYPNSYFLLAFGDNGTVYSQMLAKIIAEDIVKGSSPDLELYLQNRPHAGKN; translated from the coding sequence ATGAATGTAATGTCGGGTACTTATTATTGGCCTGCCACTTTTCCGGATCCACCTTCTTATCCGCAGTTAGAAGGAGATCTTGAATGTGATGTCTTGATTGTCGGTGGAGGCAGCTCAGCTTCTCAATGCGCGTATTACCTGGCAGACTCTGGCCTGAATGTCGTTGTCATTGACAAAGGGAAAATTGGCGGCGGCAGTACAAGTTCGAATACGGCGCTCATCCAGTATTCTGGAGAAAAAATGTTCACGAATCTGGCTAACTCTTTTGGAAAAAAGTATATTACGAGGCATTTAACACTGCTTCAGGAAGCGATCAATCACATTGAGGCGGCAGCTTCAGCGACTGAGATTGATTGTGAATTCACCCGAAGAGATTCGCTTTATTCCGCAAGCTGCAGTGAGGATGTCGATACGCTAAGGAAAGAATACGAGTTTTTAAAAGAGCAAGGGTTGAAGGTAGATTTTCTCAAGAAAGAAGAAATCGAACAGAAATACCCTTTCAGCAGGGAGGCGGCCATCTACTCCTATGGGGATGGAGAGCTGAACCCTTTTAAATTTACTCATGCGTTAATGGACCATGCTGCAAGTAAAGGTATAAAAGTGTTTGAAAACACCGAGATGAACGGCCATCATCATGATCCAAAAACGAACAGAATGATAGTTTCCACTAAAAATGGCCATACCATTTCTGCAGGCAAGGTCATTTTCGCGGCAGGGTATGAAGGAATCGACATAAAGAAGGAAAAGCTCGTTTCCTTTGTCAGTACGTATACTGTTACTTCAAAACCTGCCAGCGATCTATCCTCTTGGTACAACCGTACGCTTTTATGGGAAACAGCTCGGCCCTATATCTATTTGCGGACAACGGCAGATCACCGCATCATTGTGGGCGGGCTTGATGACAATACAAATAAACCCGCAGACCGGGACAGCAAGCTGATTCATAAAAGAGATAAGCTGGTGGATGAGTTTAACAAGATGTTCCCGGAGATCCAATTTGAACCTGAGTATTATTTAGCAGCATTTTATGGAGGGACAGCGGACGGACTTCCGATTATCGGAGTATATGATGAATATCCGAACAGCTATTTCCTCTTGGCGTTCGGCGACAATGGAACCGTATACAGCCAGATGCTCGCGAAAATTATTGCCGAAGACATCGTAAAAGGAAGCAGCCCAGACCTCGAGCTGTATTTACAGAACAGGCCTCATGCAGGAAAAAACTAG
- a CDS encoding DUF1129 family protein: MSVSKQAEQFLVELRMYLISKGKNDQEINEITEELEVHLMEAEAAGKDVSHIIGDSPKNYMKSIGESMKTDYRQLAGLVPLMILLLAAYMSIGPAIEGTFSVSQGTIWFALVISSISILVYGAFLFKIMPKFFHSKWGYVIFIGISFIVTGIMVALMLWYKTQEFEEVFVATPAQNILIIVLCAAIFIGAALYTKTWFTVLIPLFLSMGPIATRFIPEEANNDPLYITITIIAFVLASAVAIAIFIFQSKKERKKV, translated from the coding sequence GTGAGTGTTTCGAAACAAGCAGAGCAATTTTTAGTGGAACTGCGAATGTATTTGATTTCAAAAGGGAAAAACGACCAGGAAATCAATGAAATCACCGAAGAACTTGAGGTCCATTTGATGGAGGCGGAAGCAGCCGGCAAGGATGTCAGCCATATCATCGGGGACAGTCCGAAAAATTATATGAAGAGCATTGGCGAATCCATGAAAACCGATTATCGACAGCTTGCAGGCTTGGTTCCCTTGATGATCTTGCTGCTGGCAGCTTACATGAGTATCGGCCCTGCCATTGAAGGAACTTTTTCCGTATCGCAGGGGACCATCTGGTTTGCGCTAGTCATCAGCTCCATCAGCATCCTGGTTTACGGCGCATTCTTATTCAAAATCATGCCGAAATTCTTCCATTCTAAATGGGGTTACGTTATATTCATCGGAATCTCATTCATCGTAACCGGAATCATGGTCGCATTGATGTTATGGTACAAAACACAGGAATTCGAAGAGGTCTTCGTCGCAACGCCAGCGCAAAACATCCTGATCATTGTCCTGTGCGCAGCTATTTTCATCGGGGCCGCTCTCTACACGAAAACTTGGTTCACGGTATTGATTCCTTTATTCCTCTCCATGGGACCTATTGCAACAAGATTCATCCCAGAAGAAGCAAACAATGACCCGCTTTACATCACGATCACCATCATCGCCTTCGTACTCGCTTCAGCTGTGGCCATCGCCATCTTTATTTTTCAGAGCAAAAAAGAACGAAAAAAGGTTTAA
- a CDS encoding PadR family transcriptional regulator — translation MADTTQMLKGILDGCLLSIIKEGEIYGYELAAKLESYGFHSFSEGTIYPLLLRMQKEGLVSTTLRKSTAGPKRKYYSLTEKGEQELEQFILRWAQLSSSVNNVLNKGYFSS, via the coding sequence ATGGCTGATACGACGCAAATGCTTAAAGGGATTCTCGATGGATGCCTTTTGTCCATCATCAAAGAGGGCGAAATTTATGGATATGAACTGGCTGCCAAACTAGAGTCCTATGGCTTTCATTCTTTTAGCGAAGGAACGATCTATCCCCTTTTGCTGCGTATGCAGAAAGAGGGCCTTGTGAGCACAACATTAAGGAAATCGACTGCTGGGCCGAAACGGAAATATTATTCATTGACGGAAAAAGGCGAGCAGGAATTGGAGCAATTTATCCTTCGGTGGGCGCAACTGAGCTCCTCGGTGAACAATGTATTGAACAAAGGCTATTTTTCGTCATGA
- a CDS encoding DUF4179 domain-containing protein: MMLEKMEPISIAAIQEMGIESVVDWFERHSEYFYRLGWCYTHNSQQMEELFYQSILKVHKEWPRYKGNSTFKMWVTSNFIQNIRGLSADRNVQDSEGTEPAPDVIAAIHQLAGAEKDAFVLTYVTGLTIEETAQILEVTDEKIKQLLFLGIQTVRRQVDGIDYHGCEQYQKHYIDYLEKCMERPEKIEFEIHLYNCSVCQEDLASFQEVAMTRLNHVEGVNDLEVDPQLMENVKKRFADQKVHRQQKNKKHKKWALGFASAFAFLLAIGFITGAFPKAYYAWTEDDAQLRAFLQEGFGQRLNLEAESGGVRVKIKGVVADDIQTLVFYEIHDLKEDKQYFMTFADGLAVVNEFDMMNRESYPRYSFPDVEAEMNKKEKNVFYGKVALRPLKEDQGEIELRITRLQRLANDASLSFGFTSGDYKAGDWSFKVPVTKQPATEYEINEQKELEGVAVRLDKLIVAPTSTLLQFGINTENEEKRLDFLNFKSLEVNEKKVKSDRYGSHFMDYQLDSDWTAFQAYFDPLYGEKVKDIRANLDSIYLSIVDHKSIELSGTFPQEIEYAGSTIFIDKTKVGQSIEVIVRSDDLENRVFESLHMDLVNDKNQQSNVTHMESKSVIVDKNGVEYDMQTERVDFEKLEQPRYFVTEMTMKVDNVEEKSMKLLITGYNSLKYMDESWDLGTVLVSEDNK, from the coding sequence ATGATGCTGGAAAAAATGGAGCCGATTTCGATTGCGGCGATTCAAGAGATGGGCATTGAATCTGTCGTGGATTGGTTTGAACGGCATAGTGAATATTTCTATCGTCTTGGCTGGTGTTATACTCACAACTCGCAGCAGATGGAGGAACTTTTTTACCAGAGTATTCTGAAGGTGCATAAGGAATGGCCGCGGTATAAGGGGAATTCAACATTCAAGATGTGGGTCACGTCGAATTTTATTCAAAACATCCGAGGGCTTTCTGCTGATCGAAATGTGCAAGATTCGGAGGGAACGGAACCAGCCCCGGATGTAATTGCTGCCATACATCAACTGGCGGGCGCTGAAAAGGATGCGTTTGTTCTTACATATGTAACAGGTCTTACCATTGAGGAGACGGCTCAAATCCTTGAAGTTACGGATGAAAAAATAAAGCAATTATTGTTCTTGGGGATTCAGACGGTAAGAAGACAAGTAGATGGAATCGACTATCATGGCTGTGAGCAGTACCAGAAACATTATATCGATTACCTGGAAAAATGCATGGAACGTCCGGAAAAGATAGAGTTCGAGATTCATCTTTACAATTGCAGTGTTTGTCAGGAGGATTTGGCCAGCTTCCAGGAAGTCGCGATGACGAGATTGAACCATGTTGAAGGAGTCAATGACCTGGAAGTGGATCCTCAACTAATGGAGAATGTGAAAAAGAGATTCGCAGATCAGAAGGTACATAGACAGCAGAAGAATAAAAAGCACAAAAAGTGGGCTCTTGGCTTTGCAAGTGCGTTTGCCTTCCTTTTAGCGATTGGCTTCATTACCGGTGCGTTTCCAAAGGCCTATTATGCCTGGACGGAAGATGATGCGCAGTTACGCGCCTTCCTCCAGGAGGGTTTTGGCCAGAGGCTGAATCTGGAAGCTGAAAGTGGCGGGGTGAGGGTGAAGATAAAGGGCGTGGTTGCGGATGATATCCAGACGCTTGTATTCTATGAAATTCATGACCTGAAGGAAGACAAGCAGTATTTCATGACTTTTGCTGATGGATTGGCAGTCGTGAACGAATTTGACATGATGAATCGTGAATCCTATCCACGCTACTCTTTTCCAGATGTCGAGGCCGAGATGAACAAAAAAGAGAAGAATGTCTTCTATGGAAAGGTAGCCCTAAGGCCGCTAAAAGAGGATCAGGGGGAAATCGAGTTAAGGATTACCAGGCTTCAAAGACTGGCTAACGATGCTTCATTATCATTCGGCTTTACTTCAGGTGATTATAAGGCAGGGGATTGGAGCTTCAAGGTTCCTGTAACGAAACAGCCTGCCACTGAATACGAAATCAATGAGCAAAAAGAACTTGAGGGTGTCGCCGTCAGACTAGATAAGTTGATTGTAGCCCCAACTAGCACTCTATTACAGTTTGGCATTAATACTGAAAACGAAGAGAAGAGGCTTGATTTCCTCAATTTCAAATCGCTAGAGGTGAATGAAAAAAAAGTGAAGTCCGACCGGTATGGCAGCCACTTTATGGATTACCAGCTGGACAGTGACTGGACTGCATTCCAGGCCTATTTTGACCCGCTCTATGGTGAGAAAGTCAAAGACATCAGAGCCAATTTAGACTCGATCTATCTATCGATTGTAGATCATAAGAGCATCGAACTAAGCGGGACATTCCCGCAGGAAATTGAATATGCGGGCAGTACCATCTTTATTGATAAGACCAAAGTTGGTCAGTCTATCGAAGTGATCGTACGGAGTGATGATCTGGAAAATCGGGTGTTTGAATCCCTTCACATGGATTTAGTGAATGACAAAAATCAGCAATCCAATGTAACCCATATGGAATCCAAATCAGTAATTGTTGATAAAAACGGCGTCGAATATGATATGCAAACCGAACGAGTCGATTTTGAGAAATTAGAGCAGCCACGCTATTTCGTCACAGAAATGACAATGAAGGTAGATAATGTTGAAGAGAAATCCATGAAGCTCCTAATTACCGGTTATAACAGCTTGAAGTACATGGATGAATCTTGGGACCTGGGGACGGTTCTGGTGTCCGAGGATAATAAGTAA